Proteins encoded by one window of Microcoleus sp. FACHB-68:
- a CDS encoding NAD(P)H-dependent oxidoreductase, translating to MTDTPKILAFAGSTRMDSYHKKLVKVAAQGARSAGAEVTYLDLRDLPMPLYDGDLEAQEGLPQNALKLKELMMAHQGLLIASPEYNSSFSAVLKNAIDWASRPASADEPMLACFSDKVAAIMSASPGGLGGLRGLVHLRSLLGNIKVIVLPDQVAIPKIHEAFNADGTLKDPQQQASIEKLGENVATMLSKLNG from the coding sequence ATGACTGACACGCCAAAAATTTTAGCATTTGCCGGCAGCACCCGCATGGATTCTTACCACAAAAAGCTGGTGAAGGTTGCTGCACAAGGAGCGCGATCTGCCGGCGCTGAGGTAACTTATTTGGATTTGCGTGACCTCCCCATGCCTCTCTATGATGGGGATTTAGAAGCTCAAGAAGGACTGCCTCAAAATGCTCTGAAATTAAAAGAATTGATGATGGCGCATCAGGGATTGTTAATTGCTTCTCCTGAGTACAACAGTTCATTTTCTGCAGTTTTAAAAAATGCCATTGATTGGGCTTCACGTCCCGCTTCTGCTGATGAACCGATGCTGGCTTGTTTTTCCGATAAAGTTGCAGCAATTATGAGTGCTTCACCAGGAGGCTTAGGGGGTTTGCGTGGATTAGTTCATCTGCGTTCGCTTCTTGGCAATATTAAAGTTATTGTACTTCCCGATCAAGTGGCGATTCCCAAGATTCATGAAGCGTTTAATGCAGACGGAACCTTGAAAGATCCTCAACAGCAAGCTTCTATTGAGAAGTTGGGTGAAAATGTGGCTACAATGCTGTCTAAATTGAACGGTTGA
- a CDS encoding DUF459 domain-containing protein has translation MKDRDFLLIVISVTLILIFSNFTLFIKSLASSKFANPQLKQAAEHLKIESYRKNEQAFWSKIKEVNIDEINITSENVAVEKPLEDKPKQVPDNKPKQEIKKPNKQPTTSKSKAEKPYSRFLVVGDSIVLDIGVQLQSTLQKSYKITQIKIDYKISTGLNRIDYYDWYARTTQLIKAYKPDVLVVMFGGNDDQDITDFQGKYRRILTTEWKQAYRERVEKYAKLVSSPPVRKVYWIGQPISSKPRYSKFFLIFNEIYRDVSKNYPKIEYISSWEKFSVGGKFAPILADKAGKRGYVKANDGVHLTPHGAKILSNLVIEKMLQDKILKKLESKPALPKVKPTTEKVK, from the coding sequence ATGAAAGATCGCGACTTTTTACTGATTGTTATTTCAGTTACCCTAATTTTGATTTTTTCTAATTTTACTTTATTTATCAAAAGCTTGGCATCTAGTAAATTTGCCAATCCTCAACTTAAACAAGCCGCCGAACATCTAAAAATAGAGAGTTATAGAAAAAATGAACAAGCGTTTTGGAGCAAAATAAAAGAAGTTAATATTGATGAAATTAATATAACTTCAGAAAATGTCGCTGTAGAAAAACCGCTGGAAGACAAACCCAAACAAGTCCCGGATAATAAGCCTAAACAAGAAATAAAAAAACCAAATAAACAGCCAACAACCTCAAAAAGCAAAGCGGAAAAACCTTATTCTCGCTTTTTAGTTGTAGGAGACTCAATAGTGTTGGATATTGGAGTTCAGCTTCAGTCCACTCTGCAAAAATCTTATAAAATCACTCAGATAAAAATTGACTATAAAATATCTACCGGCTTAAATAGAATAGATTATTACGACTGGTATGCTAGAACAACCCAACTAATCAAAGCTTATAAACCAGATGTGCTTGTGGTTATGTTTGGCGGAAATGACGATCAAGACATAACAGACTTTCAAGGTAAATACAGACGCATTCTTACAACTGAATGGAAACAAGCCTATCGAGAAAGAGTAGAAAAGTATGCGAAATTAGTTTCCTCACCCCCAGTTAGAAAAGTTTACTGGATCGGACAACCCATATCTAGCAAGCCTCGCTATAGCAAATTTTTCTTAATTTTTAATGAAATTTACAGAGACGTGAGTAAAAATTATCCGAAAATTGAATATATCTCTTCTTGGGAAAAATTTTCTGTTGGAGGCAAGTTTGCTCCAATCCTTGCCGATAAAGCAGGTAAGCGAGGCTATGTAAAAGCCAATGATGGTGTGCATTTGACTCCACATGGCGCTAAGATTTTAAGTAATTTAGTGATTGAAAAAATGCTTCAAGATAAAATTTTAAAAAAATTAGAATCAAAGCCGGCACTTCCTAAAGTGAAACCAACCACAGAAAAAGTGAAGTGA